The Gillisia sp. Hel_I_86 genome has a segment encoding these proteins:
- the ruvX gene encoding Holliday junction resolvase RuvX produces MARILALDYGTKRTGIAVSDEMQIIASGLTTVDTRELMKFLESYFGSENVELVLVGEPKQMDNSASQSEVAISEFIRKFTLKFPGMQLKRVDERFTSKMAVKTMIDSGLKKKKRQNKALVDEISATIILQSYLYS; encoded by the coding sequence ATGGCACGGATTTTGGCCTTAGATTATGGTACAAAACGTACGGGAATTGCAGTTTCAGATGAGATGCAGATCATAGCCTCAGGTCTCACTACGGTTGATACTAGAGAGCTAATGAAGTTTTTGGAATCTTATTTTGGTTCTGAAAATGTAGAACTGGTACTCGTGGGGGAACCTAAACAAATGGATAATTCTGCTTCCCAAAGTGAAGTCGCAATTTCAGAATTCATCAGAAAATTCACGTTAAAGTTTCCAGGAATGCAATTAAAAAGAGTGGACGAACGCTTTACATCGAAAATGGCAGTTAAAACCATGATAGATAGCGGACTAAAAAAGAAAAAGCGCCAAAATAAAGCATTGGTAGACGAAATAAGTGCCACTATTATTTTACAGTCTTATTTATATTCTTAG
- a CDS encoding CDP-glycerol glycerophosphotransferase → MNYRFLIYISHTYALPIGAPLQKEILRQGFEVRWFSELEPPKAFFPEHGTLITDAKSSIEYEPHIVLTITNEVADFIPGLKVQIFHGFLANKRSNKKGHFRIRGFFDLYCTQGPSTTKPFKELQRKYKHFEVIETGWSKVDPLFPLEKNFKARPVILISSTFSHKLSLAYNDLVIKEIERLSKLGKWEFKVILHPKLAKDKIEAFKAIQNENLTYHDTTDIIPLFKKADIMFADTTSALTEFILQQKPVVTFKNNKPGKHFIDITEVSEIADALSLALTRPKSVMAAIQHYIDITHPYSDGKSSQRVINSCIEFLNSDRSYLKKKPLNLIRKFKVRKQLNYFKF, encoded by the coding sequence ATGAATTATCGTTTTTTAATTTATATAAGTCATACCTACGCGTTGCCTATTGGTGCCCCGCTTCAAAAAGAAATTTTAAGACAAGGGTTTGAAGTAAGATGGTTTTCTGAACTTGAGCCACCAAAAGCTTTTTTCCCTGAACATGGAACGCTAATTACTGATGCGAAAAGTTCGATTGAGTATGAGCCTCATATTGTTTTAACCATAACCAATGAAGTAGCCGATTTTATACCCGGATTAAAAGTTCAAATTTTTCATGGATTTCTAGCCAATAAACGAAGCAATAAAAAAGGTCATTTCAGAATTCGTGGATTTTTTGACCTTTACTGCACTCAAGGTCCATCTACCACTAAACCATTTAAAGAATTACAAAGAAAATATAAGCATTTTGAGGTAATAGAGACTGGTTGGTCTAAAGTAGACCCCCTATTCCCTTTAGAGAAAAATTTTAAAGCAAGACCTGTAATATTAATATCATCCACTTTTTCCCATAAACTAAGCCTTGCCTATAACGATTTAGTAATAAAAGAAATAGAAAGGCTTTCAAAACTTGGAAAATGGGAGTTTAAGGTTATTTTACATCCAAAACTGGCTAAAGATAAGATCGAAGCCTTCAAGGCGATTCAAAACGAAAACCTAACTTACCACGATACCACGGATATCATACCGCTCTTTAAAAAGGCAGATATTATGTTTGCTGATACCACCTCTGCGCTTACAGAATTCATTCTTCAACAAAAACCAGTAGTCACTTTTAAAAATAATAAACCCGGAAAGCATTTTATAGATATCACCGAAGTTTCCGAAATTGCAGATGCATTAAGCTTAGCTTTAACAAGACCCAAAAGTGTAATGGCGGCTATTCAGCATTATATAGATATTACCCACCCCTATTCCGATGGGAAATCCAGCCAACGCGTAATTAATAGTTGTATTGAGTTTTTAAACAGCGATAGGTCCTACCTTAAAAAGAAACCTCTTAATTTGATTAGAAAATTCAAAGTGAGAAAACAGCTTAACTATTTTAAATTTTAA
- a CDS encoding DUF368 domain-containing protein, whose protein sequence is MQRSLKDYLTISLKGMAMGAADVVPGVSGGTIAFITGIYQELIATISGINLGLFKIWKEQGFRAMWKEANGAFLGALLSGVLISIFTVMRLTNYLLEEHPILIWSFFFGLILASIWFVAKQIPKWNFKIVLALLIGAAIALYIVMLPPLGANTNLWFLFLAGSIAVCAMILPGISGAFILVLLGSYKTITEAAHDFEFKTLGVVALGAIAGLLTFSRVLKWLFDHYSSLTLAVLTGFIAGSLNKIWPWKEILESEQIGDKTIVIREMSVWPTNFSGESHVLAAIALILAGFTLILILERVATQKPIAQNATNQDL, encoded by the coding sequence ATGCAAAGAAGCTTAAAGGATTACCTTACAATTAGCCTTAAAGGAATGGCAATGGGCGCTGCAGATGTGGTACCAGGAGTTTCCGGGGGGACAATTGCATTTATCACCGGTATTTATCAGGAATTAATTGCTACCATAAGCGGTATAAATTTAGGCCTTTTCAAAATTTGGAAAGAGCAAGGATTCAGGGCCATGTGGAAAGAAGCCAATGGTGCTTTTCTTGGTGCCCTGCTGTCGGGGGTTTTAATCAGCATTTTTACGGTAATGAGGCTTACCAACTATTTGCTGGAAGAACATCCCATTTTAATTTGGTCTTTTTTCTTCGGTTTGATTTTGGCCAGTATCTGGTTTGTTGCTAAACAAATCCCAAAATGGAATTTTAAAATTGTATTGGCATTATTGATTGGTGCAGCAATTGCACTTTATATAGTTATGCTTCCACCATTAGGGGCAAACACCAATCTGTGGTTTTTATTCTTAGCAGGCTCCATTGCTGTTTGTGCTATGATATTGCCAGGAATTTCCGGTGCTTTTATATTGGTGCTGTTAGGTTCTTATAAAACAATAACAGAAGCTGCGCATGATTTCGAGTTTAAAACCCTTGGTGTAGTTGCATTAGGTGCCATCGCAGGCCTTTTAACCTTTTCCCGCGTTTTAAAATGGCTTTTCGATCATTATAGCAGCCTCACTTTAGCGGTGCTAACCGGGTTTATAGCTGGCTCGCTCAATAAAATATGGCCATGGAAAGAAATTTTGGAATCTGAACAGATTGGCGATAAAACCATAGTGATAAGAGAAATGTCTGTATGGCCTACAAATTTTTCAGGAGAATCACATGTACTTGCCGCTATTGCATTAATTCTTGCAGGATTTACTTTAATTCTTATCTTAGAGCGCGTAGCCACCCAAAAACCAATCGCTCAAAATGCAACAAACCAGGACCTTTAG
- a CDS encoding DUF5606 domain-containing protein yields the protein MGLEKILSISGKPGLYELSAQTRGGFIAKSIIDQKKIAVNVRHNVSLLSEIAIYTYTEEVPLGTIFQKMFEKEAGKEAISAKASKKELEAYFSEVLPDYDAERVYQSDIKKVIQWYNLLVKNGFTEFSVEEKATSEEKASSEEEE from the coding sequence ATGGGTTTAGAAAAGATTTTATCAATTTCGGGAAAACCGGGATTATATGAGTTGTCAGCACAAACTAGAGGTGGTTTTATCGCTAAATCCATTATAGATCAGAAGAAAATCGCTGTAAATGTGCGCCACAATGTAAGCTTATTGAGTGAGATCGCTATCTATACATATACTGAAGAAGTTCCTTTGGGCACTATTTTTCAGAAAATGTTTGAAAAGGAAGCCGGCAAAGAAGCAATAAGCGCAAAAGCTTCGAAGAAAGAATTGGAAGCTTATTTTTCTGAGGTCTTACCAGATTATGATGCAGAGCGGGTATATCAAAGCGATATCAAAAAAGTGATCCAATGGTATAATTTATTGGTGAAAAATGGATTCACAGAATTTTCTGTGGAAGAAAAAGCTACATCAGAAGAAAAAGCTTCTTCAGAAGAGGAAGAATAA
- a CDS encoding shikimate dehydrogenase family protein — MKTFGLIGKNIDYSFSRTYFNQKFSSEKTEARYKNFDLIDITEFPKLLKQINDIKGFNVTIPYKEVIIPYLDEIDDTAREIGAVNTIKIKDDGKLIGYNTDFYGFSEALKPYLKSHHTKALILGTGGASKAVSYALQKLGIPVTYVSRSKSIHNFVYSELTPAIMEEYNLIVNCTPLGTFPNIEQYPPIPTRYLTPKHLVFDLIYNPSQTKLMKLALNQNAKVTNGLGMLEFQAEKAWEIWNQ; from the coding sequence ATGAAAACCTTTGGCCTAATTGGAAAGAATATAGATTATTCATTTTCCAGAACGTATTTCAATCAGAAATTTTCTTCTGAAAAAACCGAGGCAAGGTATAAGAATTTTGATCTAATAGATATTACCGAATTCCCTAAGCTCCTTAAACAGATTAATGACATTAAGGGTTTTAATGTCACGATCCCATATAAGGAGGTAATTATCCCTTATCTAGATGAAATAGATGATACCGCTAGGGAGATTGGCGCTGTAAACACCATTAAAATTAAGGATGATGGAAAATTAATTGGCTACAACACCGATTTTTATGGCTTTTCTGAAGCGCTAAAACCATATTTGAAGTCCCATCATACCAAAGCACTCATCCTGGGAACCGGAGGGGCTTCCAAAGCAGTATCTTATGCACTTCAAAAATTAGGGATTCCAGTAACTTATGTTTCCAGGTCTAAATCCATTCACAATTTTGTTTATTCAGAATTAACTCCAGCAATTATGGAGGAATATAACTTAATCGTTAATTGTACACCGTTGGGAACCTTTCCCAATATTGAACAGTACCCCCCAATCCCAACTAGATACCTTACACCTAAACACTTGGTTTTCGATCTAATTTATAACCCCTCTCAAACAAAACTGATGAAACTTGCGTTAAATCAAAATGCGAAAGTTACAAACGGACTAGGAATGTTGGAATTTCAGGCAGAAAAAGCTTGGGAAATCTGGAATCAGTAA
- a CDS encoding DUF368 domain-containing protein, producing the protein MQQTRTFRDKIFLVLKGLAMGAANKVPGVSGGVVAFVAGFYEEFIYSLQKINLKAFKLLINGRFRSLFQYVNGKFLGLLILGMVISYFSVSQLLDYLIVHYELYVWASFFGMIIGSIYYISKDFKSWSNRSITFMMMGIVAGIAISFLEPARENDNLWFVFVCGIIGVSGMTLPGLSGSFILILLGNYVLLLIDSVNALYDTIKDLLLMDFSFVDDSQRMRLLQVLVVFSFGSLAGLVSLSHVLGFVLKRYKKETYSVIIGFIAGSLGVVWPWKEKVYKLDATGDFILDVHGNRILDNYDRYFPTFATSETWLAIFFIVIGAFIVLGLGWYENRNKAV; encoded by the coding sequence ATGCAACAAACCAGGACCTTTAGAGACAAAATTTTTCTAGTACTTAAAGGTTTGGCAATGGGAGCAGCTAATAAAGTTCCCGGCGTTTCTGGAGGTGTGGTAGCCTTTGTTGCCGGCTTTTATGAAGAATTTATATACTCCCTTCAAAAGATCAATCTTAAGGCTTTTAAACTGCTAATAAATGGCAGATTTAGAAGTCTCTTCCAATACGTAAACGGGAAATTCCTAGGCCTTTTGATTCTTGGAATGGTGATAAGTTATTTTAGTGTTTCCCAATTGCTGGACTATTTGATCGTCCATTATGAACTCTATGTTTGGGCTTCCTTTTTTGGAATGATCATTGGATCTATTTATTACATCAGCAAAGATTTCAAAAGCTGGTCTAATCGCAGTATCACCTTTATGATGATGGGTATAGTCGCCGGAATCGCGATCAGCTTCTTGGAACCTGCCAGGGAAAATGATAACCTTTGGTTTGTTTTTGTTTGCGGCATTATAGGTGTTTCCGGAATGACGCTGCCTGGGCTATCAGGCTCCTTCATTCTCATCCTTCTTGGGAATTATGTACTACTGCTTATAGATTCTGTAAATGCCTTATATGATACTATAAAGGATTTACTTCTAATGGATTTTTCCTTTGTAGACGATTCCCAAAGAATGCGGCTATTGCAGGTGCTCGTGGTATTTTCTTTCGGCTCTTTAGCGGGACTTGTCTCGCTTTCCCATGTACTAGGCTTCGTTCTTAAACGTTATAAAAAAGAAACCTATTCGGTAATCATCGGATTTATTGCTGGTTCTTTAGGGGTGGTTTGGCCTTGGAAAGAAAAGGTCTATAAGCTAGATGCCACGGGCGACTTTATACTGGATGTGCATGGAAATAGGATATTGGATAATTATGACAGATATTTTCCAACATTTGCAACTTCAGAAACATGGTTGGCGATCTTTTTCATAGTAATAGGTGCCTTTATAGTATTGGGCTTAGGTTGGTACGAAAATAGAAATAAAGCGGTATGA
- a CDS encoding DUF349 domain-containing protein gives MSQQENEKMKNDDLPKEDKNTSEIITSVSEETVSEKNKGHNEDESKENSFSDTEKSKKTVSEKEKYELEHAMVDESETTGKSPETEEKEHELSKNQDLDEDEEKAPVSTEKKSVQSEFDDSVAEDSEDETTKEHAMVDENETTGKSPETEEKEHELSKNQDLEDEEEGTPVSTDKKSVQSEFEDSVAEESEDETTTERHGIEKKDFHAMTKEDLVKELERLIKVEKIQAIKEHVEEIKAEFNAKFDEELEEKKEEFLADGGNIIDFHYSTPIKKEFNSIYFDYKEKRNNYYKQLKQDLNKNLNRRLEIIEELKGLLGVEENINTTYKHFKELQDKWRTAGPIPRDKYNTVWNTYHHHVENFYDFLHLNRDFRDLDFKHNLEQKLKIIDRAEELTLETDSNRAFRELQMLHKMWKEELGPVAKEFRDDIWDRFSEATRKIHDLRQSYYDDQDKIHEKNLEVKEGIIEKLKAIAEGEYKSHSQWQQKIKEIEALRQSFFEAGKVPRAKNEATWSAFKQVVRQFNRNKNAYYKALKKDQYENLNKKKELIKIAEENKDNEDLKATTPIMKKIQTDWKKVGHVPRKDSDKVWKQFKAACNHFFDRLHKASNQENEEESKAFDQKKELLDSLKAMEFEGDKRKDLPKIKKAMEEWKNIGRVPYNKRFIEEKFNKVLDQLFSKLDVDHTKAEMMKYENKIQAINDADDDKKLRNEHYFLSKKVEETKADIRQLENNLQFFSNVKDDNPLVQEVHKNIADHKEQLKIWKEKLEKVKSLY, from the coding sequence ATGTCTCAGCAAGAAAATGAAAAAATGAAGAATGACGACCTCCCAAAAGAAGATAAAAACACTTCTGAAATAATTACTTCCGTTAGCGAAGAAACTGTTTCGGAAAAAAACAAGGGGCACAATGAAGATGAATCCAAAGAAAATTCATTTTCAGATACTGAAAAATCCAAAAAAACGGTTTCAGAAAAGGAAAAATACGAATTGGAACATGCAATGGTAGACGAAAGTGAAACTACTGGCAAGTCCCCTGAAACTGAAGAGAAAGAACACGAACTGAGTAAAAATCAAGATCTGGACGAAGATGAGGAGAAAGCTCCTGTTTCAACAGAGAAGAAAAGTGTCCAGTCTGAATTTGATGACTCTGTAGCTGAAGATAGTGAGGATGAAACAACTAAGGAACATGCCATGGTAGACGAAAATGAAACTACCGGTAAGTCCCCTGAAACTGAAGAGAAAGAACACGAGCTGAGTAAAAATCAGGATCTGGAAGATGAGGAAGAGGGAACTCCAGTTTCAACAGACAAGAAAAGTGTCCAGTCTGAGTTTGAAGATTCGGTAGCAGAAGAAAGCGAGGATGAAACAACTACCGAACGCCATGGAATCGAAAAGAAGGATTTTCATGCCATGACCAAAGAAGACTTGGTGAAAGAATTGGAAAGGCTTATAAAAGTTGAGAAAATTCAAGCTATTAAGGAACATGTAGAAGAAATAAAAGCGGAATTCAATGCCAAGTTCGATGAAGAACTGGAAGAAAAGAAAGAAGAGTTCCTGGCCGATGGAGGCAATATTATAGATTTTCATTATTCTACGCCAATCAAGAAGGAATTCAATTCCATATATTTTGACTATAAAGAGAAGCGAAACAACTATTACAAGCAATTAAAGCAGGATCTGAATAAAAATTTAAATCGCAGGCTTGAGATAATTGAAGAATTGAAAGGACTTTTAGGAGTAGAGGAAAACATTAACACCACCTATAAACATTTTAAGGAACTACAGGATAAATGGCGTACGGCAGGTCCAATTCCAAGGGACAAATACAATACGGTTTGGAACACCTACCACCACCATGTAGAAAATTTTTATGATTTTTTGCACCTTAACAGGGATTTTCGGGATTTGGATTTTAAACATAATCTGGAGCAAAAATTAAAGATCATAGATCGTGCTGAAGAATTAACCTTGGAAACAGATTCCAATCGGGCTTTTAGGGAACTGCAAATGCTCCACAAAATGTGGAAAGAAGAGCTGGGACCGGTAGCAAAAGAATTCAGGGACGATATTTGGGACCGGTTTAGTGAAGCTACCCGTAAAATCCACGATCTAAGACAATCTTATTATGACGATCAGGATAAAATTCATGAGAAAAACCTTGAGGTAAAAGAAGGGATTATTGAAAAGCTAAAAGCTATAGCAGAAGGTGAGTACAAATCCCACAGCCAATGGCAACAAAAAATAAAAGAAATAGAAGCCTTAAGACAATCGTTTTTTGAAGCAGGAAAAGTACCAAGGGCAAAGAACGAAGCCACTTGGAGTGCTTTTAAACAAGTAGTGCGGCAATTTAACCGTAATAAAAATGCCTATTACAAAGCCTTGAAAAAGGATCAATATGAGAACCTTAACAAGAAAAAAGAACTCATAAAAATAGCCGAGGAAAACAAGGACAATGAAGATTTAAAGGCTACCACGCCCATCATGAAAAAAATACAGACCGACTGGAAAAAAGTTGGTCATGTACCTAGAAAAGACAGCGATAAGGTTTGGAAACAGTTTAAAGCTGCTTGTAATCATTTTTTTGACCGACTTCATAAAGCGAGCAACCAAGAAAATGAGGAAGAATCCAAAGCATTCGATCAGAAAAAAGAATTATTGGATTCTTTAAAAGCCATGGAATTTGAGGGAGATAAGAGAAAAGACCTTCCAAAAATCAAGAAGGCCATGGAAGAATGGAAGAATATTGGAAGAGTGCCTTATAACAAACGCTTTATAGAGGAAAAATTCAATAAAGTACTGGATCAATTATTCTCCAAATTGGATGTGGACCATACCAAAGCCGAGATGATGAAATATGAAAATAAGATTCAGGCAATAAATGATGCTGACGATGACAAAAAACTGCGAAATGAGCATTATTTCTTGAGCAAGAAAGTTGAAGAAACCAAGGCAGATATACGCCAATTAGAAAACAACCTTCAATTCTTTTCGAATGTTAAAGATGACAATCCATTGGTACAAGAAGTTCACAAGAACATCGCAGACCATAAAGAGCAATTAAAGATCTGGAAAGAGAAATTGGAAAAAGTGAAGTCTTTGTACTAA
- the mazG gene encoding nucleoside triphosphate pyrophosphohydrolase — translation MNSRQDQLKAIDRLLTIMDELREKCPWDKKQTMESLRHLTIEEVYELGDAILDNDPEEIKKELGDILLHIVFYAKIGSEKSQFDIADLTNSICDKLIDRHPHIYGDVKVANEEEVKQNWEKLKLKEGKKSVLEGVPVSLPSLVKASRIQEKVAGVGFDWEEPQQVFEKLKEELEELQHEVNIADTDKMEAEFGDVLFSMINYARFLNINPETALERTNKKFIKRFQYLEGKAHERNTPLRDMSLAEMDVFWEEAKTL, via the coding sequence ATGAATTCAAGACAAGATCAACTAAAGGCGATAGATAGGCTTTTAACCATCATGGATGAGTTAAGGGAAAAATGTCCTTGGGATAAAAAACAAACCATGGAGTCTCTACGGCACCTTACTATAGAGGAGGTCTATGAGCTGGGCGATGCTATTTTAGATAATGATCCCGAAGAGATCAAAAAAGAGCTGGGTGATATTTTGCTCCATATTGTGTTTTACGCAAAGATTGGAAGTGAGAAAAGCCAGTTTGATATTGCCGATCTTACCAATAGTATTTGTGATAAGCTTATAGATCGCCACCCGCATATTTATGGCGACGTAAAAGTGGCAAATGAAGAGGAGGTCAAACAAAATTGGGAAAAGCTGAAATTAAAAGAGGGTAAAAAAAGCGTTTTGGAAGGGGTGCCTGTTTCCTTGCCTTCCTTGGTCAAGGCAAGTAGGATTCAAGAGAAAGTTGCGGGCGTAGGATTCGATTGGGAAGAACCACAACAGGTCTTTGAAAAATTGAAGGAGGAACTGGAAGAGCTTCAGCATGAAGTAAATATAGCTGATACGGATAAAATGGAGGCTGAATTTGGAGATGTTTTGTTCTCGATGATCAATTATGCAAGGTTCCTGAATATAAACCCGGAAACTGCCTTAGAGCGCACCAACAAAAAATTCATTAAACGATTTCAGTACCTGGAAGGGAAGGCCCACGAAAGAAATACGCCCTTACGTGATATGAGCTTGGCAGAAATGGATGTTTTTTGGGAAGAGGCCAAGACACTTTAA
- a CDS encoding glycosyltransferase family 9 protein, with protein MIGDVLTSSILFEALRKEYPNAQLHYLVYAHTTPVLEHNPFIDQILHFDDTTKKAFQFAAFLKQVKKERYDAVIDVYGKLGSAITSKYSKANIRISFDKWYTKPFHTHYFSRNITAQTNAGPAIEKRLRLLNPILKHIPKEIKPKIYLTVKERSNAKEKLASAGIVEDKLLVMISVLGSTDSKTYPFKYLAQILDLIAAKKEVQLLFNYIPNQKEDALKIYNLCNTHTQNSIFLDVFGSDLREFLALTSHCDALIGNEGGAINMGKALDIPTFSIFSPGVPKGNWSIYENGRTNVSVHLKDYKPELFDKNSKKEVKKRSKEFYDLFQLSYFDEKLLSFINTISK; from the coding sequence ATGATAGGAGACGTTTTAACATCTTCGATTCTCTTTGAGGCACTAAGAAAAGAATACCCCAATGCGCAATTACATTACTTGGTATATGCACATACGACCCCGGTTCTCGAACATAATCCATTTATAGACCAGATTCTTCATTTTGATGACACTACGAAAAAAGCTTTCCAATTCGCCGCTTTTCTGAAACAGGTGAAAAAAGAGCGGTATGATGCTGTGATAGATGTTTATGGAAAGTTGGGATCTGCAATTACATCTAAATATTCCAAAGCCAATATTCGGATTTCTTTCGATAAGTGGTATACCAAACCCTTTCATACTCATTATTTTAGTAGAAATATTACTGCGCAAACCAATGCGGGACCCGCTATAGAAAAGCGGTTGAGATTATTAAACCCTATCCTGAAACATATCCCCAAAGAGATTAAACCCAAAATTTATCTTACTGTAAAAGAAAGATCAAATGCTAAAGAAAAACTAGCCTCTGCAGGAATTGTTGAAGACAAATTATTAGTGATGATCTCTGTGTTGGGAAGTACCGATTCCAAAACATATCCTTTTAAATATTTAGCGCAGATTTTAGATCTAATAGCAGCGAAAAAAGAGGTACAGCTTCTTTTTAATTATATTCCAAATCAAAAAGAAGATGCCCTTAAAATATACAACTTATGCAATACTCATACTCAAAATTCAATTTTTTTAGATGTGTTTGGAAGCGATCTTAGGGAATTCTTGGCACTAACTTCTCATTGTGATGCATTAATAGGAAATGAAGGCGGTGCAATTAATATGGGGAAAGCTTTAGACATTCCAACCTTTTCTATATTCTCCCCTGGCGTACCAAAGGGAAATTGGAGCATTTATGAGAATGGAAGGACGAATGTTTCTGTACATTTAAAAGATTATAAGCCTGAGCTGTTCGATAAAAATTCCAAAAAAGAAGTGAAAAAAAGATCGAAAGAATTTTATGATCTTTTTCAGCTTTCTTATTTTGATGAAAAACTGTTGAGTTTCATAAACACGATTAGTAAATGA
- the def gene encoding peptide deformylase, whose protein sequence is MILPIVAYGDPVLRKKGKEIPEDYPKLDELIANMWETMYEAMGVGLAAPQVGRAIRMFMIDPSPFVDEENLSEEENEQLANMKMVFINPKIIAEEGEEWAFNEGCLSIPDIREDVFRKPTITIEYLDEKFESHTKTFNGIGARVIQHEYDHIEGILFTDKLSSLKKRLIKGKLTNISKGKVHADYRMRFPLIKKGR, encoded by the coding sequence ATGATTTTACCCATTGTCGCCTACGGAGATCCGGTATTAAGAAAAAAAGGGAAAGAGATCCCAGAAGATTACCCCAAATTGGATGAACTTATTGCAAATATGTGGGAAACCATGTATGAGGCGATGGGCGTAGGTTTGGCTGCACCGCAAGTAGGGAGGGCTATTCGAATGTTTATGATAGATCCATCCCCTTTTGTGGATGAAGAAAACCTAAGTGAAGAAGAAAATGAGCAACTTGCCAACATGAAGATGGTTTTTATAAATCCTAAGATTATTGCTGAAGAGGGAGAAGAGTGGGCATTTAATGAAGGATGCTTGAGTATTCCGGATATTAGGGAAGATGTTTTTAGAAAGCCTACAATTACAATTGAATATTTGGATGAAAAATTTGAATCTCACACCAAGACATTTAACGGAATAGGCGCAAGGGTTATTCAACATGAATATGATCATATTGAAGGAATCCTGTTCACCGATAAATTATCCAGCCTTAAAAAAAGATTAATTAAAGGGAAATTGACAAATATCTCAAAAGGAAAAGTGCATGCCGATTATAGGATGCGTTTCCCATTGATTAAAAAAGGACGTTAA
- a CDS encoding 2,3,4,5-tetrahydropyridine-2,6-dicarboxylate N-succinyltransferase — MQSLETQITAAWENRELLKEEPTINAIRKVITLLDEGELRVAEPTADGWQVNEWVKKAVVLYFPIQKMETLEAGIFEYHDKMPLKRGYKEKGIRVVPNAVARHGAYISSGVILMPSYVNIGAYVDEGTMVDTWATVGSCAQIGKNVHLSGGVGIGGVLEPLQAAPVIIEDNAFIGSRCIVVEGIRVEKEAVLGANVVLTGSTKIIDVTGAEPKEIKGYIPSRSVVIPGSYTKKFPAGDFQVPCALIIGKRKESTNKKTSLNDALREYNVAV; from the coding sequence ATGCAATCATTAGAGACTCAAATAACAGCAGCTTGGGAAAACCGGGAGCTATTAAAAGAAGAACCCACGATAAATGCCATTAGAAAGGTGATCACACTTTTGGATGAAGGAGAATTAAGAGTTGCGGAGCCTACCGCCGATGGTTGGCAGGTAAATGAATGGGTGAAAAAAGCAGTTGTGCTTTATTTCCCAATTCAAAAAATGGAAACCTTGGAAGCTGGAATTTTTGAATATCACGATAAAATGCCTCTTAAAAGAGGTTATAAGGAAAAAGGAATTCGTGTAGTACCAAACGCAGTTGCCAGACATGGTGCTTATATTTCCAGTGGAGTAATCCTAATGCCCAGTTATGTAAATATTGGGGCTTATGTAGATGAAGGGACCATGGTAGACACATGGGCAACTGTGGGCAGTTGTGCACAAATTGGCAAAAACGTTCATTTAAGCGGTGGAGTTGGTATAGGTGGGGTTCTTGAGCCATTACAAGCTGCACCCGTAATTATAGAAGACAACGCATTTATTGGTTCCCGCTGTATTGTGGTAGAAGGAATTCGCGTTGAAAAAGAAGCTGTTTTAGGAGCAAATGTGGTTCTTACCGGTTCTACCAAGATCATTGATGTTACCGGTGCAGAACCGAAAGAAATTAAGGGATACATCCCTTCCAGATCGGTAGTGATCCCTGGAAGTTATACCAAGAAATTTCCTGCTGGGGACTTTCAAGTTCCTTGTGCTTTAATCATTGGTAAAAGAAAAGAAAGCACCAATAAAAAAACCTCCTTGAATGATGCTTTGAGAGAATATAATGTTGCGGTTTAA